DNA sequence from the Hippoglossus stenolepis isolate QCI-W04-F060 chromosome 17, HSTE1.2, whole genome shotgun sequence genome:
GACTAGACTGCGCGCTGTGAAGAAAGGCCGCCTCGAAGGCCTCGTCGTCACTGAAGGTGATGTAGGTACGGGAGCACAAGCCCCCGGCAGCCTGCTGGGCCGCTGTGGTGGGGTTTTGAGGTGCTGTCTGAGGAACATCTTGATCCAACctttgaaaaatgacaaattgaaAAATTACATTGCTGCCGAAACATACCACGGGgctacaaatatatataatgaattcCATTTTCTTCCAGTTCTTTTTTTTCGTTCAAGTCACCCACGTCTATCGTGAGCTCATACGTACCCTTCAACATCCACATTCTCCTCTTTCAGGACTGAGTGAGACACGAGGGGCATCAGGACTGAATGGTAGCGGATGGTCGGTCCCTCGAAACGCCGCTTCTTGTGGACTTGTTTCTTCTTGTCAGCCTCCAGACGCTCATAATTCTCTACATGCAGAAAGTCAAAGAAATAGGCACAATCCATATTTTAGACTTATTGTAATTAAGTGAAAAAAATTGAGACAACTTGAGAAAAAATATGTCATATTATTACTAATTTAGTGAGAACAATGACTATTGAATTAATCATTATACAACATTTACTTTACTCGGTGTTATGTCCTTGCCAAACAGATGGGCTACATGGATTCATAAATATTCTGAATAAAGTTGGTGACATCTGTTCCAACACATACTCGCATACATATTCCTCTTTACATTCATATTCTGAAATGTCTTTAGCTCTTGCACAGGCTATGGAATAAACACGTCACTAACCATATCAGGTATAATGTCGGTTTATGAGGAAATATTACTCAACATACTGTTATTTCAAGGATACTTAGACTTTCAATTTGGTAAGCTAACTTTTTCTATTGTCACTTAAGCACagtaatatttatatataatattttgctGTATCAACCCAATTAAATGGATGTAAAGAGCAAAAATGTCACTGATGAAAGTCAGACATAGTTTTATTGAAAATCATTTATGTTATATGTTAAATGGTGTTAGCAACCCAGGTAATTACTGCTTAAAAAAGGGgtaatttataaaaatgtaatgtatataCTTAAGTAAACATAAATACTTGAATATTTGTTATCAACACTCTCTTTGCTTCTGATTAATTTCTTACCTAGAGATCGAATGTTGAGCTCAGCTGTGATCTTGGCCCcagccagcagctcctcctgggtAAGGGGCCGGTCCCGATgagcccctctcctcctccgagGGGCGTCCTGACGCTCTTGCAAGCGCAGGTTGGTCTTTCTGGTGTGTTCACTGGTGGACTGTCGCACAGACTTCCGAGCTATGAAACGATTAAGGCATACAGCTCAAACAAAACCAGAGAAGAATTTTGTTTATGGGGATGCATCTGAAATTGTGTGGTTTTTGTGGGAGGTGTGTAGCCCGCTTACTTTCACTAAAATCTTGGAATTCTGGTGGAATCCTCCTTTTTAGCTCCACTTTAGTTTTCTCAGTCTTCTTCAGTTCCTCAGACGGTCTTTTGGGTTTTGGTTTCGCAACCTTTATAGGTTCCttgaattaaacaaaaataaaagccataGTTTTTGTACATGTATGACAAGTCAGCAAAGTCCCAACTCTCCCAACAGCAAGTTAGAAACTCTTGTGCACATAATGTGATCTAATTCAGAAGTGTGGTGGCAAAGCTAAATCAATTATCCTTCTGCTCCCATGGCTTCATTTGAAAGAATAGCATTTGGCAGCTAATTGCTCCAGTGGAGCTGCACGTGCTATTGGTTGCAGAGCAGCCACAGTAAAAAGCAGCGATAAGTGGTTCATATGTGAAATAGtgtgaaaatatacaaaagaaCACATACGCTAAGACAAATACTCAAAAGATAAAGCACAGAAAAAAATAGCTGCCAACTAACTGCTTGAAAATTTGGTTTTAGAGTTTCCATGTCTATGTTCGTAACAAAAGAAAGTCATTAATAATGCTTAGTCATTCAAAAGGTCTCATCTAAATTCATGTCTTAGTGCAGGGACTGGATTCAGACTCTGACAGCTGCTGAAACGATGTTACCTTATAAGCTTTAGTGACAACTCGGCTTTTCCGCCGTGGCGCGTCGTCCTCCTGGTCGCTGTCTGGCTCGTCTCCTTCATCGATGTCAAAGTCACTGTCCACCTCGTCCTCCGTGTCTGAATGTTCTCCGTGGTACTCATCATCTCCTGATTCCTAAAAGGACACAAAAAATGAACAACAATTCAGTGTTAAAGTGATGAAATAGGATTAATAGAGACTACCTGACCCCCTATAGGGTCAGTTGGGTAAAACTAAATCcctaaaatgtctgtttgtaaATACAAAGTGCAGAGATAGGAGAAAACCTGCATAGTAGCCTAATTGAGCAATCAAAACAAGCTACAGTGACTACTAAGCTGGTCACAAGTTAAAAACTGACATTATAAGTCAGACTAGCGTTTTCTAAAAGTGTCAGGAGAAATGACTGAGGCATCTCAGGATTCGTTTGATCCATCAACTCTTGTCGCCCTCGGCTGAGACGAACATCAGAGCAGTCACTGTCAAATGCCCCTACACAAGGTGACCGCTGATCCAACAGCCGTTAGAGGAAAATTAGCTCGACTgtgaaatgaggaaaacaaatcagcaTCTTAAAATATAAGCCTCCGATCACGTAGCTACAGTAAAGCTTGTGATGTTCTGAGACTTCATTTATCTGAAGGCCGTTATACTGtagcttctcttctctttctggGTCTAAAGCGAGAAAGACTGACACTTTCATCCAGTCTTCAAAGATTTTTCAGATCTAAAGACGGAGTGCCAAGATATTTTGGAGTAGCGgtcatgttttcaaatgaatcATGTTGGCATGCCAGAGCTGACGCATGTCTCACCTAAGGGACATTTTGTAGACACTTCATTTTAGTGTGCTTTCCGTGTTagatatatttgtttatgtaaatctgatttttgaatgtgtttgtatttacttCTCTTGGTAACACACAAGTAAAGGACACTTGACAACTCTCAGAACTGACAAAGCTAAGATGTATTTGTCACACTCTCAAAGTCCTGCAGACCGAGAATTTTTTTATACACCGAGTTAAGTTTTATCTTCTAACACCTAAATGTCAGATGTAGGATTAACAGCAGAAATTTTTTGCATGACCACAGTTAAAATTGAATAACTTTTAGcgatacagagacaaacagaaatacattaacacacactcagctgccAGGTTACAACGTgcacacagatacaaaaaaatccTACATTCAGAAGATATTGGTGGGATTATTTTCACGGAGACTAAAGTGAGATTATatccataaaataaatattcaaaacacCTCATTGGGCCTctcccaaacaaaacaattgcTTAATCTTATCACAATATTCCCCAAGCAATCAATATTCACTATTGATCTGcaaagttattttaatgttttgatttgtgaCTGTTAAGAAATGATGAGTCTGTctgcagaaaaataataatatcttcttTCCATAATTGACAACACACTACTAGTGGGGTCTTCTCCaattcatcaaataaaaacaatcttagCTAAGGTTCATGCACACATCCCTGAACCCTCTCATCATGTACTTTACATGTGTCAGGTTATCTCTTAAGGGACTAATACagtaaatttgaatttaaagtcAACTACAACCTCATAAAGACTCATATTTAACAACGTCTCCCTTTGTGCTGCAGTGAAACGCCTCCAGCAGGCTGACTGGATGCTAAAGCTAACACATTAGCTCCCTCTGTGTGAATCGGCTCACTCACTTCGTTAAAGCCTCCATACGTGGTCTTGTAGAACTCGTCCTCTTCTTCTGCGTCCAGTAACTTGGACATGCGGTTCCCCGCAGTCGTCCTCGGTTCGCGATCAACCACCAGAGTCATGGCTGCAGATGTCTTACCTTCGGGTATGAATCTGGTAGCTAGCTTCGTGCTAACCTGTGTAAACTACGGGGGGGTTTATATCACTTCGTCGCTACTATCGGTGGTTACTTGATTATATGTTAGCATTGATGTTTTATATCTGTTTAATCCTCTTTAAAGTCGCGTTAAAACGATAGACAATGTTGTTGTGGTCTCAGCCAAATACAAAGCTAGTGCTAGCTGCCACTAGCCGCTGCCTTCAGAAACACTTCCGGGGCAGGGGATGTACTTCCGGCTCACggtaaaaaaaagtgtgttcACAATAAAATTCACAATAAAATTGCtcttcatttatcatttattaattttgaCTTGAAAACACAGCTTGTTCAAAACTAACATGATATTTTACCTTGTATATGTGTTTACATACTTTTATTAAACTAACGATAACAACGTAGTTCTTCCTTTGGTTCTATCGTCATGGAAACTAGTGATGGTTGATGCCTGGAGGCTGAGCTGATGtattaccatggcaacaacatgACTTGGCTGAACCACTTTGATGATGAACATTATGATTTTTGTTCATCATCTTATCTTAACAGGAATTAACGTAACCAACTGTCTCacacattttactttcatttgtgTAATTTAAGTAATTTGTATTTTAGGTGTTGTGCGACTTCCTGGTGTCATATGAAAAATTACCTTGAAAATCTGCACGGTGAAAAtgttctcagcagcagcaaacaagaTATTAACTGTGcctgatgttttgtgtgtgtgtgtttgtgtgtgtgtgtgtgtgtgtggactgagaACAGGAATAACGACACCACAATTTACATATTTGAAAGCACAATAAGTTTAAtgtctgctgttgtttttttacagaagaCACATGAAGTGATTTAttggggaaataaaaacatacaaaaatacagTGCACAGATCTGATAAAGAATGAGTACAGTAGTAAATATGCCAATATCAGAATagcaaaaacaatgtaaaaacaaatgaattacaATAGAAAAGACATGCAAGTGTTTTACAAATTAACCTTAACATAAGGTTTCTctgttattttcttgttttctaaTAAGTCAATATCTATAtctataaaactgaaaaattaaaGAACATAAGATAATTGAACCACACAGGCCTATGAACTGTTGTATTCTACTATTTGTGTAATGAGATTTTAAATAGTTTCTATGAATAAACCTTAACAACGGGAAATATTTGCAGCAGGCAgtcaacaaatacatttatatatctACATTGTGCATTTTTTATTCTATCGACTTTGGTTGTTATTTTTCCCAGAAGAGCagaaagcagcaaaaaaaaattctttgCAACAGAAATATTAGGTAATGttctcacacatacatgaaagtATTCATTTTCAGCTACTGCGCACAAATGAACATGCTGTTAAAAATCAACTGTGATTTATTAGAATTGCTTAgaattgacattttctttatcgACTCATATCAGTTTCATGGTAAACCTGCTTGTCTCCATATAGTTTCCTTTGCCTCCGTTACTGCTCAACACAGCACTGCGTGGCACGTATGCGATGGTGGCCGTGTGCTTTAGTTGGCCTTTGCTCTTACTCCAGAagaacatgaaaatgaaacatacaCTCACAGaactgaaaaatgaaagcaACCCAATGGCTGCTGCTATCAGCAAAGTCTTGACATCAAATGGGTGTTTCTGATTTCCATTCACCCCCGGAGCGGCAGACGGGAGGGAGAACCAACCTTTAAAACGAGAGGACGATGGAAAGGCTCGGACTCGAAGGCTGACGGCCCGGCTGTCATTTCCTGCCGCATTGGACGCCACGCAGAGATAAGTGCCGCTGTCTTGAGGCTGCACATAGCGAACCTCCAACGAGCCATTAGAGAGAGTCCGTATTCTACCAGTAGGCGTTAATGGTCTTAGCAGTGGGTTTAGCCAGCTTACAGACGGCAGAGGGTCACCTTCCACATCGCAGTAAAACACCACCGTGTGTCCCTGATCTACTTTCACTTCTTGAGGTTTGCGGTTCAGAATCTGCGGCTGGCGACAGGTGAGCAGGCCCGGGAGCTCGGCGTCAGAAAAGTCCAGGAAATTCCAGGCCTCCAGCTGGAGAGAGGTAGTGCAAGTGGGTGACTGTCCGCCAAAGTCCAGGTGCAGGCGTCTTCGCACCACCCACAGCAAACGGCAGTCGCATGCCAGTGGGTTATTATCAAGCCCCAGAGTTTTTAGGGCGTCCACTGATTGAAGAGCACCTGCCTCGAGCGTGGTGAGAAGGTTTCTAGATACATTCAGCAACTTGAAATGTGCTAGCCCCCGGAATGCTCCGATTCCGATGCGTAGCAACGATCCGCCGACCAGATGGAGCTCCTGGAGCCGCAGCAAGTCTCCAAGCAGGTTCCCGTGAATGTGAGTGATCGGATTAAAGGAAAGGTCGAGGCGTACGAGATAAACAAGATGATGCAAGGGGACGTAGGGCACGGCACTGAGGTTGCAGTGTGTGATAGTGAGGGATGTGAGGTTTAGGCCGAAGAGGCTGTTTCCTGTCAGCGTCTCCAACCAGGGGCAATGAGAAATGGCCAGCACCTTGAGGCGCACGAGATGATGGAAAGAATAGTTTGGCAGCGTGGTGAGGCCCAGGCGGTGAAAGCGAAGGCTCCTCAGCACGCCGAGCTGTGTGAGCGCCTCCGTCGGCACAGCAGTGAGGTTGCAGCCATCGATGTGCAGCTCCTGTAAACTGGTTAGTCCAGCGAAAGCTTGatgtgagatgaaaacaaagtcGTTATCCGCTGCTATAAGACACTGCAGGGCCGCCAAGTCACGGAAAGTGAAATCGAGGAGAACGAGGATCTCATTGCTGCTGATGTCCAGTAGCTGCAGGTTTGGCAAACCGGCAAGCGCTCCAACAGGAATAATCTTCAGGCGGTTGCGGGCCAGACGCAGCGTCAGCAGGCTTCGCAGGCCGAGAAAGGCCTCCAGTTCAACTACAGCCAGAAGATTGTCGCTTAAATCCAAGTCCAAAAGTTGTGTCAAACTCTGGAACTGCTGATGCACCAGAGTCTTTATGTTATTGTGCGTTAAGTTGAGTGTCTTAGTGTCTTGAGGGAGATCGTCAGGCACCGTGCTGAGTTGGCCGCGAGAGCAGTTCACCTCCAGCAGCTCGGCGTCGCAGCGGCAGGACTGTGGACACGGCCGGCGTGTTTCTGAGGTCAACGCCACTCCGACTGCCAACAAGTAGAGAACTCCCCAGCACAGGCGTCGGTGGAGAGAAAACGCCTCGGACATCTGGTGACGTGCCTGCAtgcgagtgagagagagagaggcagctgaggaaagagtgagagagggattCATGTCACGTCAGGAAAATTCAACTTCCTGCAACACAATAAttcaacaaactgaaaatatgtaATATGTATTAAATGCCTTTTTCTTACCTCTCAGTGAACAGGAAGTAGCTTTTCATAACCCAACAGCTGCTGATGTTGGGCCTGTCTTCATAGACTCACAAATACTGGAGACAAAATAAGACAGGAAGGACGTTGTCAGATGttggaagatgatgatgatgatgatgatgatgatgatgatgatgatgatgatagccacgaaacttggtagaaagatgtggtatgagtcaggaCAGAAGTCTTTCAATTttggaatatttttttctaacattgtgagatacaTTATTTGACAGGTTCCTACATTTTTCGAAGAATGGTTTGATGGAAAAattcaggcacat
Encoded proteins:
- the vps72a gene encoding vacuolar protein sorting 72 homolog a, translating into MTLVVDREPRTTAGNRMSKLLDAEEEDEFYKTTYGGFNEESGDDEYHGEHSDTEDEVDSDFDIDEGDEPDSDQEDDAPRRKSRVVTKAYKEPIKVAKPKPKRPSEELKKTEKTKVELKRRIPPEFQDFSETRKSVRQSTSEHTRKTNLRLQERQDAPRRRRGAHRDRPLTQEELLAGAKITAELNIRSLENYERLEADKKKQVHKKRRFEGPTIRYHSVLMPLVSHSVLKEENVDVEGLDQDVPQTAPQNPTTAAQQAAGGLCSRTYITFSDDEAFEAAFLHSAQSSPQLPIQEVCPVTHKAALYRDPVTDIPYANTRAFRIIREAYRKYVAAHGFPNTSGGMTGLDSSASKGARQKVVVKQSGVAT
- the LOC118124349 gene encoding leucine-rich repeat and immunoglobulin-like domain-containing nogo receptor-interacting protein 1 isoform X2 — its product is MSEAFSLHRRLCWGVLYLLAVGVALTSETRRPCPQSCRCDAELLEVNCSRGQLSTVPDDLPQDTKTLNLTHNNIKTLVHQQFQSLTQLLDLDLSDNLLAVVELEAFLGLRSLLTLRLARNRLKIIPVGALAGLPNLQLLDISSNEILVLLDFTFRDLAALQCLIAADNDFVFISHQAFAGLTSLQELHIDGCNLTAVPTEALTQLGVLRSLRFHRLGLTTLPNYSFHHLVRLKVLAISHCPWLETLTGNSLFGLNLTSLTITHCNLSAVPYVPLHHLVYLVRLDLSFNPITHIHGNLLGDLLRLQELHLVGGSLLRIGIGAFRGLAHFKLLNVSRNLLTTLEAGALQSVDALKTLGLDNNPLACDCRLLWVVRRRLHLDFGGQSPTCTTSLQLEAWNFLDFSDAELPGLLTCRQPQILNRKPQEVKVDQGHTVVFYCDVEGDPLPSVSWLNPLLRPLTPTGRIRTLSNGSLEVRYVQPQDSGTYLCVASNAAGNDSRAVSLRVRAFPSSSRFKGWFSLPSAAPGVNGNQKHPFDVKTLLIAAAIGLLSFFSSVSVCFIFMFFWSKSKGQLKHTATIAYVPRSAVLSSNGGKGNYMETSRFTMKLI
- the LOC118124349 gene encoding leucine-rich repeat and immunoglobulin-like domain-containing nogo receptor-interacting protein 1 isoform X1 codes for the protein MQARHQMSEAFSLHRRLCWGVLYLLAVGVALTSETRRPCPQSCRCDAELLEVNCSRGQLSTVPDDLPQDTKTLNLTHNNIKTLVHQQFQSLTQLLDLDLSDNLLAVVELEAFLGLRSLLTLRLARNRLKIIPVGALAGLPNLQLLDISSNEILVLLDFTFRDLAALQCLIAADNDFVFISHQAFAGLTSLQELHIDGCNLTAVPTEALTQLGVLRSLRFHRLGLTTLPNYSFHHLVRLKVLAISHCPWLETLTGNSLFGLNLTSLTITHCNLSAVPYVPLHHLVYLVRLDLSFNPITHIHGNLLGDLLRLQELHLVGGSLLRIGIGAFRGLAHFKLLNVSRNLLTTLEAGALQSVDALKTLGLDNNPLACDCRLLWVVRRRLHLDFGGQSPTCTTSLQLEAWNFLDFSDAELPGLLTCRQPQILNRKPQEVKVDQGHTVVFYCDVEGDPLPSVSWLNPLLRPLTPTGRIRTLSNGSLEVRYVQPQDSGTYLCVASNAAGNDSRAVSLRVRAFPSSSRFKGWFSLPSAAPGVNGNQKHPFDVKTLLIAAAIGLLSFFSSVSVCFIFMFFWSKSKGQLKHTATIAYVPRSAVLSSNGGKGNYMETSRFTMKLI